The following proteins are co-located in the Fusobacteria bacterium ZRK30 genome:
- a CDS encoding septal ring lytic transglycosylase RlpA family protein, which produces MKKLALVIIIAATLVGCSSTPKKTVSYPKSHVQNSRFKVGNTVRGKASWYGDYFHGKKTASGEKYNMYNLTAASKTLPFGTIVRVKNLDNGKSVKVKINDRGPYVKGRMIDLSRAAFKKIAPLGSGVLNVEVTILDTSNTFRYKH; this is translated from the coding sequence ATGAAAAAATTAGCATTAGTTATAATTATCGCTGCTACTTTAGTAGGCTGCAGCAGCACCCCAAAGAAAACTGTATCATACCCTAAATCCCATGTACAAAACTCCAGATTTAAAGTAGGCAACACCGTCAGAGGTAAAGCTTCTTGGTATGGAGATTATTTCCACGGGAAGAAAACGGCCAGTGGGGAAAAGTATAATATGTATAATTTGACTGCTGCCAGTAAAACATTGCCTTTTGGCACTATTGTCAGAGTAAAAAACTTAGATAACGGAAAATCTGTAAAAGTTAAGATAAACGACAGAGGCCCCTATGTAAAGGGTCGTATGATCGATCTGAGCAGAGCTGCATTTAAAAAGATAGCTCCTTTAGGATCTGGAGTATTAAATGTTGAAGTTACTATCTTAGACACTTCAAACACCTTTAGATATAAGCACTAA